One Phocaeicola dorei genomic region harbors:
- a CDS encoding RNA polymerase sigma-70 factor gives MENTEKLIVEQLKNGNEDAYKYIYDYHYVLLCHVANQYLNDNFLSETIVGDVIFHLWEIRETLNITISIRSYLIKAVRNRCIDYLKSGSEKKEISFSVLVPEEMSEEKYLQSDNYPLGILLERELEHEIRMAIDKLPIECRCVFEKSRFEEKKYEEISQELGISINTVKYHIKNALSFLQTELSKYLIALILFFSC, from the coding sequence ATGGAAAACACAGAGAAACTGATAGTAGAACAACTGAAAAATGGCAACGAAGATGCTTATAAATACATCTATGATTATCATTATGTTCTTTTATGTCATGTAGCAAATCAATATTTGAACGATAATTTTTTATCGGAAACTATAGTCGGAGATGTAATTTTTCACCTTTGGGAAATCAGAGAAACTTTAAACATTACTATTTCTATTAGAAGTTATCTGATAAAGGCCGTTCGTAATCGTTGTATAGACTATCTGAAATCTGGATCTGAAAAAAAGGAAATTTCATTTTCAGTTCTAGTACCGGAAGAGATGTCTGAAGAAAAGTATTTGCAGTCAGATAATTATCCTTTGGGAATATTATTGGAACGTGAATTGGAGCATGAAATCCGTATGGCAATAGACAAACTACCGATTGAATGTAGATGTGTTTTTGAAAAAAGCAGATTTGAGGAGAAAAAATATGAAGAAATTTCTCAGGAATTAGGTATTTCTATAAATACGGTTAAGTATCATATAAAGAATGCATTATCTTTCCTTCAGACTGAATTGAGCAAATATTTAATTGCTTTGATTTTATTTTTTTCGTGTTGA